A region of the Candidatus Thermoplasmatota archaeon genome:
TATGCGAACTTGTTTAATAGAATATTTAATATCTCCCGTTTCTATTTACTTTTATTATGGCAAAATTCCGGGAAGCCATTCAAAGGTTACTAAACAAATCGATTTGTATGAATTGCTATGCAAAAAACTCTCCTAGAGCTACTAGATGCAGGAAATGCGGTTATAAAGGTTTGAGACCGAAGGCTAAAGAGAGTAGAGGTGCGTAACGAAAAAATGATAATCGAAAGAACAAGTTTTGGAAAGGTTGTGATTGACGGTAAGAGCTACGGCGATGTTTTAATTGTAGCTGGTAAAATTTTAGAAAGAGATTGGCAAGAAGGCTCGCATAGAGTTAGCAAAGGCGAGTTAGAAAAGTTACTGAGCAACGAGCCTGATATTGTAATTATAGCTACAGGTCAGAGTGGTGTTTTAGAAGCTGAAAATGTTATAGAAGAGATAGGCAAGAAGACGGAGCTTATCATTTTAGAGACCCCTGAGGCAATAAGAAAATTTAATGAGCTTTCGAAATCCAAAAAAGTAAATGCGCTGATTCATACGACATGCTGATAACAGCGACAAGAGCTATTTACGGTAACCCTTTACCTCTTGCAAAATCAGCTCAATAGCCTTTTCTGCTTTTTCCTTTTTATCAACCACGAAAATTCCTACGTCGTTAGGCGCTAGCTCTAAAGCTCCCTCTACATTCTCTTTCTCTTCCCTTGAAATGCCATATTTGGGCAGCTCGTCAGTACTCACAAACCCCTTTATACCAAGCTGAGCTTCCAACTTTTTAGCTAAGCTGTCTGCATAGCTCTTGTCGCTTACAAGTACGCCATAGAAATTTTCTATTTTCGTTCCTAGAACAATGGCACCTTGCGCTATACCGCTCTTTATAAATTTAGAGTTCGTATTGCTAAATATTTCAGTTAGCTCTTTCATAGTAATAGAAACGCACTCTATAAATTAATATTTTTGCTTTTCCCCGGACAATTTAAATTAATGCACTGAGTTAAAGCTTTTCTTTTGTATATTATTTTCACTTTAGGTGCTCCACATAACTCGCATTGCTCATTTATTGATATTATTCTACCTTTAGGCGGTAGTGGGTAGGAGTTGTTACAAGCCGGGAAATTGCTACAGCCTGCAAACCTCTTACCCCTTTTAGAGCTGATGATAATCATATCACTTTTACAAACATGACATTTTCCAATAACATTTTGCTCTTCAAGAGCTTTTTTTATACTTTCGCCTATCTTAAATTTATTTTCTTCAAGTTGTCCAAGCATACTTTCGAGCAGTTGCTTTGACTCATCAACAACCTCACCAATCTTTTTTTTACCCTCTGCAATTTCGTCCATTTCTTTTTCAAGCTTGCTCGTCATTTCAGGCGAG
Encoded here:
- a CDS encoding 50S ribosomal protein L40e, with the protein product MAKFREAIQRLLNKSICMNCYAKNSPRATRCRKCGYKGLRPKAKESRGA
- a CDS encoding MTH938/NDUFAF3 family protein translates to MIIERTSFGKVVIDGKSYGDVLIVAGKILERDWQEGSHRVSKGELEKLLSNEPDIVIIATGQSGVLEAENVIEEIGKKTELIILETPEAIRKFNELSKSKKVNALIHTTC